In one bacterium genomic region, the following are encoded:
- a CDS encoding energy transducer TonB, with protein sequence MIASPSVRCARRVARLLPLVVLAACAPPPAPAPDPVAAPPAANLLHETPAPDGPFREHRLARCRDDIDVDVPPRVERYLGLSSEYFRDGSGSDGMIELELGLQAGLRHPLMLLTLGQLYLLAGQGDPDLLPVEGPAADVGSYARNKPRLLGRARALLEEARAGRPDDAAIEYLLADAARTAGDQAAADSLVAVGHTKCTGGRSFRILQMYQQLYQHPPRYLGGGPAPIYPQAAVAKGLGGDVVLDLLLSPAGEVRQYVAVESPGAALTAAAWTSLRQGRYEPASVGKYAVWSWLRVTTAFHLDP encoded by the coding sequence GTGATCGCATCGCCGTCCGTCCGCTGCGCCCGCCGTGTCGCCCGGCTTCTGCCGCTGGTCGTCCTGGCGGCCTGCGCGCCGCCGCCCGCGCCCGCCCCCGACCCGGTCGCCGCGCCCCCCGCGGCGAACCTCCTGCACGAGACCCCGGCGCCGGACGGGCCTTTCCGCGAGCACCGCCTGGCCCGCTGCCGCGACGACATCGACGTCGACGTGCCGCCGCGCGTCGAGCGCTACCTGGGGCTGAGCTCGGAGTACTTCCGCGACGGCTCCGGCTCCGACGGCATGATCGAACTCGAACTGGGCCTGCAGGCCGGACTCCGCCACCCCCTGATGCTGCTCACCCTGGGCCAGCTGTACCTGCTGGCGGGCCAGGGCGATCCGGACCTCCTGCCCGTCGAAGGCCCCGCCGCCGACGTGGGCAGCTACGCGCGCAACAAGCCCCGGCTGCTGGGGCGGGCGCGCGCCCTGCTGGAAGAGGCGCGGGCCGGGCGGCCGGACGACGCCGCGATCGAGTACCTGCTGGCCGACGCGGCGCGCACCGCCGGCGACCAGGCCGCCGCCGACTCTCTCGTCGCCGTGGGTCACACCAAGTGCACCGGCGGCCGCAGTTTCCGCATCCTGCAGATGTACCAGCAGCTCTACCAGCACCCGCCGCGGTACCTGGGCGGCGGTCCGGCGCCGATCTACCCGCAGGCGGCGGTGGCGAAGGGCCTGGGGGGGGACGTGGTGCTCGACCTGCTGCTCAGCCCGGCGGGCGAGGTCCGCCAGTACGTGGCGGTCGAGAGCCCCGGGGCGGCCCTGACGGCGGCCGCCTGGACCAGTCTGCGCCAGGGGCGCTACGAGCCTGCGAGTGTGGGGAAATACGCCGTCTGGTCGTGGTTGCGGGTCACCACGGCGTTCCATCTGGACCCGTAA